The genomic stretch CCTAAAACGCATCATGAAATAGTGTATCATCATTCCGATCGTGGTTCGCAGTATTGCTGCTATGATTACGTGAATATTCTTAAATCGCAAAATATTCGTATAAGCATGACAGAGGATAATCACTGTTATGAGAACGCCGTTGCTGAAAGGGTGAATGGAATTTTGAAGGATGAATTTCTATTAGATAAATTTCCTTCTAAGGAATTGGCTCGCAAGTCAATTAAACAAAGTATCAAAATATACAATGAATCAAGACTCCACCA from Leptospiraceae bacterium encodes the following:
- a CDS encoding transposase, with the translated sequence MSLLTERNTKKILGYNIGESLIVEESIKALEIALKMLPKTHHEIVYHHSDRGSQYCCYDYVNILKSQNIRISMTEDNHCYENAVAERVNGILKDEFLLDKFPSKELARKSIKQSIKIYNESRLHQTIDYLTPDEAYYKKWSTYFRN